In the genome of Massilia sp. PAMC28688, one region contains:
- a CDS encoding cation-translocating P-type ATPase, protein MKPSDAAWHSLPAAAALEHYGSSEAGLSAAAAAERLGRDGPNQLREDTRISPFRLLLEQFKSVIIWILIAAGVISGLIGELVDALAILAIVILNAAIGFYQEYSAEKSIAALKKMLAPMAKVWRDGALVAIPGQDVVAGDLLALEAGDLVAADARLLSAASLKCVESALTGESEGVAKLSVALAQADVPLGDRSNMVFTGTMVVAGTGLAVVVSTGMSTELGQIAVLLKENAGNEATPLQRQLDAVGRILVWAALGMVGLLFLLGMLRGTALLELTMSAISLAVAAVPEGLPAVVTVALSLGVLRMSRRRALVRRLPAVETLGSTTVICTDKTGTLTAGQMTVRALYVAGQRYQVTGDGYGPEGTVEVETEKAEKQPALLLALGTVLLGCNNAQLSSEDGQWQVIGDPTESALLCAGAKAGADRAVIEQATPKYHEIPFDSDRKRSTVIRTQSDGSLRAYTNGAPDVLLALCTNILVRSGVRAMTDADREQIEAENATLAGQGLRVLGSAWRDLAFAAPADLDGAKVEADLVFVGLTGMYDPPRQEAKDAVARCRAAGIRVVMITGDHPHTAMAIARELGIADPSDLAVAGADLDRFDEAELRRQAPRIAVYARVSAAHKLRIVGAWKANGAVVAMTGDGVNDAPAIQGADIGIAMGKAGTEVTKQAADMIVTDDNFASIVAAVEEGRGVYANIRKTLQYLLAGNTGELLLMTACVAAALPAPLLPIHLLWINLVTDGLPALCLATDPIEGSVMERPPRARAARMTDRSFVVMMLVTGLLTAGVALAVYLYMLRISSVEMARTYAFAVLVFAELLRSFGARSETLPVWRISLKTNLMLVGVVFLTFWLQVWSHHNEVLARLLKTQFVPLQDCLILLAIGAIPLAVLECVKLVRMAKPAKARGD, encoded by the coding sequence ATGAAGCCGAGTGATGCAGCATGGCACAGCTTGCCCGCCGCAGCGGCACTGGAACATTACGGGTCCTCCGAGGCAGGCTTGAGTGCGGCGGCCGCAGCCGAACGCTTGGGCCGGGACGGCCCGAACCAGCTGCGCGAAGACACGCGTATCAGCCCCTTTCGCCTGTTGCTGGAGCAGTTTAAAAGCGTCATCATCTGGATCCTCATTGCCGCCGGCGTCATCTCGGGCTTGATCGGGGAGCTGGTGGATGCGCTCGCCATTCTTGCTATTGTGATCCTGAACGCCGCCATCGGCTTTTACCAGGAGTACAGCGCCGAGAAATCGATCGCGGCGCTTAAGAAGATGCTCGCGCCTATGGCCAAGGTTTGGCGGGATGGCGCCCTGGTGGCGATTCCGGGGCAGGACGTCGTCGCCGGCGACTTGCTGGCGCTCGAGGCGGGCGATCTGGTCGCTGCGGACGCCCGGCTGCTGTCGGCGGCCAGCCTGAAGTGCGTGGAATCTGCGCTCACAGGGGAGTCCGAGGGTGTGGCAAAGCTGAGCGTGGCGCTGGCGCAGGCCGACGTACCGCTTGGCGACCGCAGCAACATGGTGTTTACCGGCACGATGGTGGTGGCCGGCACTGGCCTGGCGGTGGTTGTGTCGACAGGCATGTCGACCGAGCTGGGACAAATCGCGGTCCTGTTGAAAGAAAACGCAGGCAATGAGGCGACGCCTTTGCAACGCCAGCTGGACGCGGTCGGACGGATCCTGGTCTGGGCCGCCCTGGGAATGGTCGGCTTGCTGTTCCTGCTCGGGATGCTTCGCGGGACCGCCTTGCTAGAATTGACGATGTCCGCCATCAGCTTGGCCGTGGCCGCCGTTCCGGAAGGCTTGCCCGCCGTCGTCACAGTTGCACTTTCGCTGGGAGTGCTGCGGATGTCGCGCCGGCGCGCGTTGGTGCGCAGGCTGCCGGCGGTCGAAACGCTCGGTTCAACCACCGTGATCTGCACCGACAAAACGGGCACGCTGACAGCCGGCCAGATGACGGTACGCGCTTTATACGTGGCTGGGCAGCGCTACCAAGTGACCGGAGACGGCTACGGCCCCGAAGGCACGGTTGAAGTTGAAACCGAAAAGGCAGAGAAGCAGCCGGCGCTGCTGCTGGCTCTAGGGACGGTACTGTTGGGTTGCAATAACGCTCAACTGAGCAGCGAGGACGGTCAGTGGCAGGTCATAGGCGATCCAACCGAGAGCGCTCTTCTCTGCGCAGGTGCCAAGGCTGGCGCCGATCGCGCTGTCATTGAACAGGCCACTCCCAAGTACCATGAAATTCCCTTCGATTCTGACCGAAAGCGAAGCACGGTCATTCGTACCCAATCCGACGGATCCTTGCGCGCCTATACAAACGGCGCGCCCGATGTGCTGCTGGCCTTGTGCACGAACATTCTAGTTCGAAGCGGAGTGCGTGCGATGACCGACGCCGACCGCGAGCAGATTGAAGCGGAAAATGCGACGCTGGCCGGGCAAGGGCTACGCGTACTCGGGTCCGCCTGGCGCGACCTCGCGTTCGCAGCGCCTGCCGATCTGGACGGCGCCAAGGTCGAGGCCGACCTTGTGTTCGTCGGGCTCACAGGCATGTACGACCCGCCAAGGCAGGAGGCCAAAGATGCGGTGGCGCGCTGTCGCGCCGCCGGTATTCGGGTGGTAATGATCACCGGCGACCATCCACACACAGCGATGGCGATCGCGCGCGAGCTCGGTATCGCTGACCCGAGCGACCTAGCGGTCGCGGGAGCGGACCTGGACCGGTTCGATGAAGCGGAACTGCGCCGACAGGCGCCGCGCATCGCGGTGTACGCCCGCGTGAGCGCTGCCCACAAGTTGCGCATCGTCGGCGCCTGGAAGGCCAATGGCGCCGTGGTGGCGATGACGGGAGACGGCGTGAACGACGCGCCGGCAATCCAAGGCGCCGATATCGGAATTGCAATGGGCAAGGCGGGAACCGAGGTCACCAAGCAAGCTGCGGACATGATCGTCACCGACGACAATTTCGCCTCGATCGTGGCTGCCGTCGAAGAAGGCCGCGGGGTGTACGCCAACATTCGCAAAACGCTGCAGTATCTGCTGGCGGGCAATACCGGCGAACTTCTGTTGATGACCGCGTGCGTCGCTGCGGCGCTGCCAGCCCCGCTGCTGCCGATCCACCTGCTCTGGATTAACCTCGTCACCGATGGCCTGCCCGCGCTGTGCCTGGCGACCGACCCCATCGAAGGGTCAGTGATGGAGCGCCCTCCCCGTGCGCGCGCCGCACGCATGACGGACCGCAGTTTCGTCGTGATGATGCTGGTGACCGGGTTGCTCACTGCCGGCGTTGCGCTGGCGGTGTATCTGTACATGCTGCGCATCAGCAGTGTGGAAATGGCGCGCACCTACGCTTTCGCCGTGCTCGTGTTCGCAGAGCTGTTGCGTTCCTTTGGCGCGCGCAGCGAAACGCTGCCGGTCTGGCGCATTTCGCTAAAGACGAATTTGATGCTTGTTGGTGTTGTCTTCCTGACCTTCTGGCTGCAGGTCTGGAGTCACCACAACGAGGTGCTAGCTCGCCTGCTCAAGACGCAATTTGTGCCGTTGCAGGACTGTCTGATATTGCTGGCAATCGGTGCCATTCCACTGGCCGTACTCGAATGCGTCAAGCTTGTAAGGATGGCAAAGCCAGCGAAGGCGCGCGGTGACTAG
- a CDS encoding efflux RND transporter permease subunit encodes MINTLIKWCLTHVFIVFLAAGAIVAGGYYALQQTRVDAIPDIGEKQVIVFADWPGRSPQDVDNQVTYPLTTSLTGTPGVKSIRSMSGFGFAMVFVVFKDDVDYYWARSRVLERINVAQQRLPAGVTPVLGPDATALGQVLWYTVEAEGFDLAELRSIQDWFVRYQLNSVEGVSEVASIGGHVKQYQIDVDPAKLRAHRVTLMDVYEAVRKSNIDVGAKVLEKNGIEFFIRGVGFIKSPDDLGKVVIRQEKGTPIQVKHVATVQLGPEFRRGALDKAGVEAVGGVVLMRYGENPLQVVEQVKRKIAQLEPGLPQKVLADGRISKVKIVPFYDRTDIVNQTVATLKDALLEEALMASAIIFIFLLHLRSTVSVVLTLPLSVALCFILMYGFGVDANIMSLAGLAIAIGDVGDMGIIMTENIYRHVASGDKEKSHFQKIYEGASEVGGAIFTAVSNTLVSFIPVFFLTGQEGLLFQPLAYTKTFAIGAAVILALTVVPVVCYFLFRPVTWARRRIWVGAAVIGVGSMFAVHALFMWSMPGSHYSGWPMSLVAGVIVMLALVRMTRERFLPLEQSPVSRAIASVYTPVLRAILAHKKTFLAVPVVILAVGMSIWLGAGVILAPLGWAVNGVAGSKDAPVVEFGQLRWQTIRQAGVDTSRMLWRRQSPHEQAFEAQRGIVVVADRRVMTGIGREFMPPLDEGAFLYMPSLLPQAGLGPALEVSARQDLAIASVPEVESVVGKLGRAESALDPAPIGMMESMIILKPEAKWRQLPVERWFSGWPAPLKAPLAWIWPEQRAITKGEILTELQEKTAMPGVLPTFLQPIQTRLIMLQTGFRAMMGVKIYGGDLKEIGRIGLDIEKLLAQVPGATDIVADRIIGKPYLEFEIDRDRIARYGVNIRDVQDVIEIAIGGMNIMESVEGRERYPIRVRYLRELREDLPELEKILVPTSSGAHIPLGQVLTIKSVLGAQEIKGERGLLVGYVTMNTRDRDEVSVVEDAEILLQAALRDGRLKLPPGYYWEWSGQFENQVRATERMRILVPLCLLIMFVMLYLGFKRWWIAPVIFFGIMVSASGGFIMLALWGVNLSIAVWVGFLVLFGVVDDDGVIMSTHLENRFDKANFASVQEMRDAVVEAGLKRIRPSLMTIATTIFGLLPIFWATGRGADIMQPMAIPSVGGMVVSLLVTIYIAPCLFCAVEEWKWHRARRTMTTEVPA; translated from the coding sequence ATGATCAACACCCTCATTAAATGGTGCCTGACCCATGTCTTCATCGTCTTCCTGGCGGCCGGCGCCATTGTCGCGGGCGGCTACTATGCGCTGCAGCAAACGCGGGTTGACGCCATTCCCGATATCGGCGAAAAGCAGGTCATCGTCTTCGCAGACTGGCCCGGGCGCTCGCCGCAGGACGTTGACAATCAGGTTACCTATCCGCTCACGACCAGCCTGACCGGCACCCCGGGGGTCAAAAGCATCCGTTCCATGTCCGGCTTTGGCTTTGCCATGGTGTTTGTGGTGTTCAAGGACGATGTCGACTATTACTGGGCGCGGTCGCGCGTGCTCGAACGCATCAATGTCGCCCAGCAACGATTGCCGGCCGGCGTGACGCCAGTGCTGGGCCCCGACGCGACCGCCCTCGGCCAGGTGTTGTGGTACACGGTCGAAGCGGAAGGGTTCGATCTGGCGGAACTGCGCTCGATCCAGGATTGGTTCGTGCGCTATCAACTAAACTCGGTTGAAGGCGTGAGCGAGGTGGCCAGCATCGGCGGCCACGTCAAGCAATATCAGATCGATGTCGATCCCGCCAAGCTGCGGGCGCACCGGGTGACGCTGATGGATGTCTACGAAGCGGTGCGCAAGTCGAACATCGACGTCGGCGCCAAAGTCCTGGAGAAGAACGGCATCGAATTTTTTATTCGCGGCGTCGGCTTCATCAAGTCCCCGGACGACCTGGGCAAGGTCGTGATCAGGCAGGAGAAAGGTACGCCGATTCAGGTCAAGCACGTGGCCACCGTGCAGCTTGGCCCGGAGTTTCGCCGTGGCGCGCTGGATAAAGCCGGCGTCGAGGCTGTCGGCGGCGTAGTGTTGATGCGCTACGGCGAGAATCCCCTGCAAGTGGTGGAACAGGTCAAACGCAAGATTGCCCAGCTTGAACCGGGCCTTCCTCAGAAGGTGTTGGCGGACGGGCGCATCTCGAAGGTCAAGATCGTGCCGTTCTACGATCGCACCGATATTGTGAACCAAACTGTTGCCACGCTCAAGGATGCACTGCTGGAAGAGGCGCTGATGGCGAGCGCCATCATTTTCATCTTCCTGCTGCACTTGCGCAGCACAGTTTCGGTGGTGCTTACGCTCCCCTTGTCGGTGGCCCTATGCTTCATTCTGATGTACGGCTTCGGTGTCGACGCCAACATCATGTCGCTGGCAGGCCTTGCAATTGCGATCGGCGATGTGGGCGACATGGGCATCATCATGACTGAAAATATCTACCGGCACGTCGCCAGCGGTGACAAGGAAAAGAGTCACTTCCAAAAGATTTACGAGGGTGCCAGCGAAGTGGGCGGCGCAATCTTTACCGCCGTTTCCAATACGCTGGTGTCTTTCATCCCGGTGTTCTTCCTGACAGGCCAGGAAGGCTTGCTGTTCCAACCCCTTGCCTACACCAAGACATTCGCCATCGGTGCCGCCGTCATCCTGGCGCTGACCGTGGTGCCGGTGGTGTGCTACTTCCTGTTTCGGCCCGTGACGTGGGCGCGACGCAGAATCTGGGTTGGCGCCGCGGTGATCGGCGTTGGCAGCATGTTTGCAGTCCACGCGCTGTTCATGTGGAGCATGCCCGGCAGCCACTACAGCGGCTGGCCGATGTCGCTAGTAGCGGGTGTGATCGTCATGCTGGCCCTGGTGCGTATGACGCGCGAGCGCTTCTTGCCGCTCGAGCAAAGTCCGGTATCGCGTGCTATCGCCAGTGTCTATACGCCGGTGCTGCGCGCAATCCTCGCACACAAAAAGACATTCCTTGCAGTGCCGGTGGTGATCCTGGCGGTCGGCATGAGCATCTGGCTGGGGGCCGGGGTCATCCTGGCGCCACTCGGATGGGCGGTCAACGGCGTTGCTGGCAGCAAAGACGCACCCGTGGTCGAATTTGGTCAGCTGCGTTGGCAGACGATCCGTCAAGCCGGCGTCGACACCAGCCGCATGCTCTGGCGTCGCCAATCGCCGCACGAGCAGGCGTTCGAAGCGCAGCGCGGCATCGTCGTAGTAGCCGATCGCCGGGTAATGACGGGAATTGGCCGCGAATTCATGCCGCCGCTCGACGAGGGTGCCTTTCTCTACATGCCCTCGCTGTTGCCGCAAGCGGGCCTGGGGCCGGCGCTGGAAGTGAGCGCGCGTCAGGATCTTGCCATAGCCAGCGTGCCGGAAGTGGAATCGGTCGTGGGCAAGCTGGGTAGGGCCGAGTCCGCGCTCGACCCGGCCCCCATCGGCATGATGGAGAGCATGATTATCCTGAAACCGGAGGCGAAATGGCGCCAGTTGCCGGTGGAGCGCTGGTTCAGCGGCTGGCCTGCGCCCCTGAAGGCGCCGCTTGCATGGATCTGGCCAGAGCAGCGCGCCATCACGAAAGGCGAGATCCTCACGGAGCTGCAGGAAAAAACGGCCATGCCGGGCGTGCTACCGACATTCCTGCAGCCGATCCAGACCCGCCTGATCATGCTGCAGACGGGCTTTCGGGCGATGATGGGCGTAAAAATCTACGGCGGCGACCTCAAGGAAATCGGCCGCATCGGTCTGGACATTGAAAAGCTGCTGGCCCAGGTGCCGGGCGCGACCGATATCGTCGCAGACCGCATCATCGGCAAGCCTTACCTCGAGTTCGAGATCGACCGCGACCGAATCGCACGCTACGGCGTCAATATCCGCGACGTCCAGGACGTCATTGAAATTGCCATTGGCGGCATGAATATCATGGAATCGGTCGAAGGCCGCGAGCGCTACCCGATCCGGGTCCGCTATTTGCGCGAGTTGCGCGAAGACTTGCCTGAACTGGAAAAAATCCTGGTGCCGACCTCGTCGGGCGCTCATATCCCGTTAGGCCAGGTGCTCACGATCAAGAGCGTGCTCGGCGCGCAGGAAATCAAGGGCGAACGCGGGCTGCTGGTGGGCTACGTGACGATGAACACGCGCGACCGCGACGAAGTCAGCGTGGTGGAGGACGCCGAAATACTGCTGCAGGCGGCCCTGCGCGACGGGCGCCTCAAGCTACCGCCCGGCTATTACTGGGAATGGAGCGGACAGTTCGAAAACCAGGTCCGGGCGACCGAGCGCATGCGCATTCTCGTGCCGCTGTGCCTGCTGATCATGTTCGTCATGCTCTATCTTGGATTTAAGCGCTGGTGGATCGCGCCGGTGATCTTCTTCGGCATCATGGTCTCGGCATCGGGCGGATTCATCATGCTGGCATTGTGGGGCGTCAACCTGTCGATCGCGGTGTGGGTGGGGTTCCTGGTCCTGTTCGGCGTGGTCGACGACGATGGCGTGATCATGTCGACCCACCTTGAAAACCGTTTCGACAAGGCGAACTTCGCATCGGTTCAGGAAATGCGCGATGCGGTCGTCGAAGCCGGCCTGAAACGCATTCGGCCGTCGTTGATGACGATCGCCACCACTATCTTCGGGCTGCTGCCCATCTTCTGGGCTACTGGCCGCGGCGCCGACATCATGCAGCCGATGGCCATCCCTTCGGTGGGGGGCATGGTGGTCAGCCTGCTGGTGACAATTTACATCGCGCCCTGCCTGTTCTGCGCCGTCGAAGAATGGAAATGGCACCGGGCGCGGCGGACAATGACGACAGAAGTTCCAGCATGA
- a CDS encoding efflux RND transporter periplasmic adaptor subunit, whose protein sequence is MKFKMILIRAVGVISLILLGAFLALAFTNKKTPTKTQAGITAPPAPLIPAGMLQLSEHARAMASVDTVQVSRRPVTRVIHAVGKVNYNETTLTAISARVDGFAERLFVDFTGVEVKAGAPLVEIYSPDLVVAQQEMLVALDSANSPSLVESTTRKLLRWGLTQRQVDELVRTRKVHERLTLFSPVAGTVIEKVVQQKAMVKPGEVLYRLVNLDSVWVYLDLYENELATLQAGQAVEITAEAVPGKVFRGKVRFINPVLSEESRTVKLVVAIDNTGKLLKPGMYVNASIDANAPDVSKAGKLQLTVPLTAVLDSGTRKIVYVEKGRGQFLAVEVTTGERLDDVYPVLTGLTEGDRVVTRGNFLLDSQFQIRGLPSLFYKEGAAPAAGHQHGGPGAPAAPPPVATSPAVPSSAPRAPAPASAPHQGH, encoded by the coding sequence TTGAAATTCAAAATGATTCTCATCAGGGCCGTCGGAGTCATTTCCCTGATATTGCTCGGCGCGTTTCTCGCACTGGCATTCACCAACAAGAAAACGCCGACGAAAACGCAGGCCGGTATCACTGCGCCGCCAGCGCCGCTGATTCCGGCCGGCATGCTGCAGTTGTCCGAACACGCACGCGCGATGGCCAGTGTCGATACAGTGCAGGTCAGCAGGCGCCCCGTGACGCGGGTGATTCATGCGGTCGGCAAAGTCAACTACAACGAAACGACGCTGACCGCGATTAGTGCCCGTGTGGACGGCTTTGCCGAACGGCTTTTCGTCGATTTTACCGGCGTCGAGGTCAAAGCGGGCGCGCCCCTAGTTGAAATCTATAGCCCGGACCTTGTCGTGGCTCAGCAGGAAATGCTGGTCGCCCTCGACAGCGCCAACAGTCCAAGCTTGGTGGAATCGACGACGCGCAAATTGCTGCGCTGGGGACTGACGCAGCGTCAGGTTGATGAACTGGTGCGCACCCGCAAGGTGCACGAGCGCCTGACGCTGTTCTCGCCGGTGGCGGGAACGGTCATTGAAAAGGTTGTCCAGCAAAAGGCGATGGTCAAGCCAGGCGAGGTGCTGTACCGGCTGGTGAACCTCGATTCGGTATGGGTCTACCTGGACCTGTACGAAAACGAACTGGCCACGCTGCAGGCCGGCCAGGCTGTCGAGATAACAGCCGAAGCGGTACCTGGAAAGGTCTTCCGAGGGAAGGTACGATTCATCAATCCCGTACTCAGTGAAGAGTCGCGCACGGTCAAGCTGGTCGTTGCCATCGACAACACAGGCAAATTGCTTAAGCCGGGCATGTACGTCAATGCCAGCATCGACGCCAATGCGCCTGACGTTTCCAAGGCGGGCAAGCTGCAGTTGACAGTCCCGCTGACCGCCGTACTCGACAGTGGCACCCGCAAGATCGTGTATGTGGAAAAAGGGCGTGGTCAATTCCTCGCGGTCGAAGTGACAACGGGGGAGCGCCTCGATGACGTCTACCCTGTTCTGACTGGATTGACCGAAGGCGACCGGGTGGTCACACGCGGCAATTTCCTCCTCGACAGCCAATTCCAGATCCGCGGATTGCCGAGCCTGTTCTATAAGGAAGGCGCCGCACCTGCCGCCGGACACCAGCACGGCGGCCCTGGCGCGCCTGCGGCTCCGCCTCCCGTGGCCACCTCCCCTGCGGTTCCTTCGTCGGCCCCACGCGCGCCAGCCCCGGCTTCAGCGCCGCATCAGGGACACTAA
- a CDS encoding TolC family protein, whose product MALRRPVRPVQYNALSCSCQVGLLLASALLVGCAGAPGAGESGAQRRLDTVGRQYRPAGERPVLPQLEERGQFDQFVLYAVLNNPQVAAAYHAWAASVHRITVERSRPDPRLTLQASIADMALMALMAGVMTDVPSAGKRAAAGDIATAESQAKYFTFEARVLQSAFALRKVRYQLDALDTKIAIMHETARLLAQLEKLALVQNEVGRAPMQDVLQARIERARLASDIANLDDSRDALLAQFKAALGIPAGAVAPPVSAMPVPSPPAMTADRLLELALERNPRLKAMQAEVAAAQGSLQLARKSARSDFSVGLEADWKASPIMLQPSLGVSVPIWRAKTKAQIAAAQANKAEANARLSAEQIALAVEIAEKTFMSREATRQLALLGGSLPRMASGALALAQSGYSGGKSDFNSVIDAQKVLLELRLAQSEASLQRELALAELSILVVATVPPGATFNKAIP is encoded by the coding sequence ATGGCTTTGCGCCGCCCTGTGCGACCAGTCCAGTACAACGCCCTGTCGTGCAGCTGTCAAGTCGGCCTGCTGCTCGCAAGCGCGTTGCTCGTGGGGTGTGCCGGCGCGCCGGGGGCTGGCGAGTCTGGTGCTCAACGCCGGCTCGACACGGTGGGGAGACAGTATCGCCCCGCCGGTGAACGTCCAGTACTCCCGCAGCTGGAGGAAAGAGGGCAATTCGACCAGTTCGTTCTCTACGCCGTACTCAACAACCCGCAGGTAGCGGCCGCCTACCACGCATGGGCGGCTTCGGTTCATCGCATTACCGTTGAGCGCTCACGACCTGACCCACGCCTCACGCTGCAGGCTAGCATTGCCGACATGGCGCTGATGGCCTTGATGGCGGGCGTGATGACGGACGTGCCGAGTGCTGGCAAGCGCGCGGCCGCTGGCGACATCGCCACCGCGGAAAGCCAGGCGAAGTATTTCACCTTCGAGGCACGTGTCCTGCAGAGCGCGTTTGCTCTGCGCAAGGTTCGTTATCAGCTTGACGCCCTGGACACGAAAATCGCGATCATGCACGAGACGGCTCGCCTGCTTGCGCAACTGGAAAAACTGGCACTGGTGCAGAATGAGGTGGGCCGCGCTCCGATGCAAGATGTACTGCAGGCGCGCATCGAACGCGCGCGCCTTGCCTCCGACATTGCCAATCTTGACGATTCACGCGATGCCCTGCTCGCACAATTCAAGGCCGCTTTAGGCATCCCTGCGGGCGCCGTTGCTCCGCCAGTGTCGGCGATGCCCGTCCCCTCTCCTCCTGCTATGACCGCCGATCGCCTGCTTGAACTTGCACTTGAGCGCAACCCGCGGCTGAAAGCGATGCAAGCGGAAGTGGCTGCGGCGCAGGGATCGCTGCAGCTTGCGCGAAAATCTGCGCGATCTGATTTCAGCGTTGGACTGGAAGCCGACTGGAAAGCGAGTCCGATCATGCTGCAACCGTCGCTCGGCGTCAGCGTGCCGATTTGGCGCGCCAAGACAAAAGCGCAAATTGCGGCCGCGCAGGCGAACAAGGCTGAGGCAAACGCACGCCTTTCTGCGGAGCAGATTGCGCTGGCGGTGGAAATTGCGGAGAAAACATTCATGTCGCGCGAGGCCACGCGGCAACTGGCACTGCTAGGCGGCAGCTTGCCCCGCATGGCCAGCGGTGCCCTGGCGCTAGCGCAGTCTGGGTACTCAGGCGGCAAGTCCGACTTCAACAGCGTCATCGATGCCCAGAAAGTGCTGCTCGAGCTGCGACTTGCACAAAGCGAGGCCAGTCTCCAGCGGGAACTGGCCCTGGCTGAACTGTCGATACTGGTGGTGGCCACGGTGCCCCCCGGCGCAACCTTCAACAAGGCGATACCTTGA
- a CDS encoding heavy metal response regulator transcription factor — MKILIVEDEVKTGDYLKQGLVEAGFVVDLVRDGADGLHYALTEAYDLLVLDVMLPGLDGWSILAAVRKAGKEVPVLFLTARDQVEDRVRGLEEGADDYLVKPFAFSELLARVRTLLRRGSKGKDTAYLQAADLELDLIRRRVVRAGKRIDLTAKEFALLELLLRRQGEVLPRSLIASQVWDMNFDSDTNVIEVAIRRLRAKVDEGFEPKLIHTVRGMGYVLEADTCA; from the coding sequence ATGAAAATTTTGATTGTGGAAGACGAGGTCAAGACCGGCGATTACCTGAAACAGGGCCTGGTCGAGGCAGGATTCGTCGTCGACCTAGTGCGCGATGGGGCGGACGGCTTGCATTACGCCCTGACTGAGGCGTACGACCTGCTGGTCCTGGACGTGATGTTGCCGGGCCTGGACGGCTGGTCGATTCTCGCGGCGGTGCGCAAAGCAGGCAAGGAAGTGCCGGTCCTGTTTCTCACCGCGCGCGACCAGGTCGAAGACCGCGTGCGCGGTCTGGAGGAGGGGGCCGACGATTACCTCGTCAAACCCTTCGCGTTTTCCGAACTGCTGGCGCGCGTGCGCACCTTGCTGCGGCGCGGCAGCAAGGGCAAGGATACGGCATATCTGCAGGCGGCCGACCTCGAACTCGATCTCATCCGGCGCCGCGTTGTTCGCGCCGGGAAGCGGATCGACCTCACGGCCAAGGAGTTCGCGCTACTCGAACTGCTGTTGCGGCGCCAGGGCGAAGTCCTCCCACGCTCCCTCATCGCCTCGCAAGTGTGGGACATGAACTTCGACAGCGACACCAACGTCATCGAGGTCGCGATACGTCGCCTGCGCGCCAAGGTCGACGAAGGGTTCGAACCCAAGCTGATTCACACAGTGCGTGGCATGGGTTATGTGCTGGAGGCCGACACATGCGCCTGA